CCACGGGGGGCGTGACCCTGCCGGCCGGCGTGCGCTCGGTGGGCATCACCATGAGCGTCAGCGGCACCTTCCCGCAGCTGTTTCAGGTGTTGCGGAGCCTGGAAACCCAGAACCGCTTCACGACCGTCAGCACGCTCGGTCTGCAGCTGCCGACCGCCACGAGCTTCAATCCGCCGCTGGAAGGGGCGCTGGGCCTCACGGTCTACACCTACGACGTGGCGCAGACCGGAGCGGCCGTGCCCGCCTCCGCCAGCACGGCCGCTCCGGCCGCTGGAGGAACGCCATGAAGGCGCCGCTGAAGGCCCCCGGCCTGACCCTCACGCGTGAGATGAAACTGGTCCTGATTCTGCTGCTGATGGTGGCCCTGATCGGCGGCTGGTTCGTGCTCACCAACCGCTCGACCCCGGACCCTGTGGCCGTGACGCCGGCCGCGCAGCCGGAAGCGGGCCAGCCGGCTTCCGGGACCACAGGCGAGTCCACCCAGACGGGCGAGACTGGCACTGGTGCGGCGGCCACGACCACCCCACTGGCGACCGGCGGCCAGATTGAAGTCGCCACGCTCCCGCCCTTCCCGGTGCCGGATACGGCGACCAGCGTGGCTGTCACGCCCACTCCCGGCGGGATCAACCCTGACCAGTCGCTGCTCACCCTGGGCGCCAGCAATCCCTTCCGGCCGCTGCAGCTCGCGCCAACCGAGGGTGGAACGCCGGCCGGTGCCCAGAGCGCCGGCAGCCAGACAGCGAGCCAGCCGGCGGAACCCCAGGCTACGGGCACTCAGGCCACCGGCCCGATCACTGTGCCTGAGCAGACTGCGTCGGTCGCCAGTGTGCCCGCCCAGACGGCACCTGTGCGGGTAACGCCCATTCCGGCGACGCGTGAACCGGTCGCCGCCAACCCGGTCGGGGGCGCAGTGCCCATCACCCGCCTGCCTGGTACCGGCAGCAGCACCGGGAGTGTCGTGGCCACCGTCTCGCCCATTTCGGGCGGCGCCCTGCCCACCGTCACGATTCCTGGCGCCAATGCAGGGACCCGTCCGGCGAACGCGGCCAACGGCGCGGCCGTCGCGTCCAGCCCGGCGACGAACCGGCCCACGACCAACCCGGCTGCGACCACTCCGGCGACCACGGCACCAGCCGCTACGCCCGAACCCATCGTGCCGCCCATCGCCGGGGTCACGGCGCCGCGTGAGACCGGCACGGGCTCCGCCAGTGTCACGGCTCAGAACGGCGCCCAGACGGGCAGCGCTCAGGCAGCGGCGGCAGGCAACAGTGAATCGGCGACCACCTCGGCCCCCCAGGTCATCACCCAGCTCGGTCAGGGCAACCCGACGGGCGCTGCGGACGTGGCTGTCACCTCTACGGCTCCTGCGGCGACGACTACAGCGCTCGACCGCGTCCTGGCCGACCGGAGTATCAACCTCGATGGCGCGGTGCTGGGCCCAGTCAACACGGCTGTCTTCCGTACAAGCGGCGGCTTCGTGGTCGTCTCGGTAGGCCAGACCCTTCCCGACACCGAAGTGGTGCTCCGGGAAGTGACGGCCACCACCGCCACCCTGGCGCTGGGTAACAACGTCAAAACTCTGCAACTGGAACAAAGGTGAGCCATGAATAAACGACACGTCTTCCTCCTGACCGCCGTTCTCGGCATGGCCGCCGCCCAGGGCACGTCGACCGCTCCGGCGATTACCGGCATCACTTCTGCCCCCGCCACCGTCGCGGCTGCCGATCCTCAGCTTAGCCAGGCCAGCGTGACCATCGAGATGGGGAACTACTCGGGGCCGTTGTCGAGCCTGCTCGCGGCGGTGTCTAAGGCAGCGGGCTATGGCCTGATCCTTGACGTCAACGTAGACCTTCTTCAAGGCGGCGTGGGCGCGGTCGACACGGGTGCAGCGGCGACCGGTACGGCTGCAGCCGCGGCCCCCGGCACGACGGGGCGTCCTCTGGTGTATTCCTTCCAGAACAAGCCCTTCAATCAGGTCTGGCCACTGCTCATGGACGTGTATGGGCTGAGCTATGAGGTCGTGCAGGTGGGGGGACAGCCGGTCCTGCGGGTCGGCAATGCGCCGATTCAGCGCATCGTGAAATTGCAGAACGCCGACGCGGTGCAGCTCACCAATCAGGTGAAGCTGTTCTTCGGGACGCCCACCTACAACGAGGTGGCGCAGCGGGACGCGCAGGGCAACACCGTGGGTGTAACTCGGAGCTTGGTGGATGTCAAACTCGACTCGCCCACCCTACGGATCGTGCCCGACTTGCGGAGTAACAGTGTGGTCGTGCGCGGTACCAACCGCGAGGTCGGCGAGGTGAGCCGGCTGCTTGCTCAGCTCGATGTGGCTCCGTCGGCTCCAAATACCAGCAGCGCCAATACCAATGTTCAGACCGTGCAGCGGGTGTATACCGTGCGGGGACAGCAGGCTGATATCAGCTCGCTGCTGGCAGCCCAGTACCCCAACCTGCGCGTGACCCCGGTCGGGCAGACCGGGCAACTCGTCCTGACAGGTCCACAGAACCAGATCGACGCTGCGCTGGGTCTGCTTGGACAGGTGGACCGCGAAACGGTCGTTGCAGTGAGCGCACAGACTGTGCAGCGCGTCTTTCAGCTCGTGAACGCCAGCGCCGAGGAGGTCAAGGCCACCCTGGAAGGCACTCTGGCGCGCGACCTGACCCCGGTGACCCAGCCTCTGGCCAACGTGCCGGTCAACGCCACCGACGCCAGCGGCAACGCCGTGACTGTGACTGTGCCGACGAGCCCGACGACCGCCGGACAGGCTGCGCAGACCCAGGCGGCTGCGGCTGCCGGTGCGGCTGCCACGGCCGCCCAGACGGGCAACGGCGCGACCATCATCGCCGACCGCCGCACCAACAGCATCATCGTACGGGGC
The DNA window shown above is from Deinococcus sp. Leaf326 and carries:
- a CDS encoding secretin N-terminal domain-containing protein, giving the protein MNKRHVFLLTAVLGMAAAQGTSTAPAITGITSAPATVAAADPQLSQASVTIEMGNYSGPLSSLLAAVSKAAGYGLILDVNVDLLQGGVGAVDTGAAATGTAAAAAPGTTGRPLVYSFQNKPFNQVWPLLMDVYGLSYEVVQVGGQPVLRVGNAPIQRIVKLQNADAVQLTNQVKLFFGTPTYNEVAQRDAQGNTVGVTRSLVDVKLDSPTLRIVPDLRSNSVVVRGTNREVGEVSRLLAQLDVAPSAPNTSSANTNVQTVQRVYTVRGQQADISSLLAAQYPNLRVTPVGQTGQLVLTGPQNQIDAALGLLGQVDRETVVAVSAQTVQRVFQLVNASAEEVKATLEGTLARDLTPVTQPLANVPVNATDASGNAVTVTVPTSPTTAGQAAQTQAAAAAGAAATAAQTGNGATIIADRRTNSIIVRGSSAQVAQIADLIPQLDQVVPQINVQVRIQEVSDQALRTLGLDWKVGFGGFNVSVGSGGLGAAFDPTRSLVGFNIFPTLTALENQSLTKRVYDGSITMQSGQRSLTSAGGAQNASSNAAANIKSGGRIEINIPSSAGNIVRQIDYGVNLDFFDPQVSPDGTITLRVRGQVNQPDNIPTTGVPNILNFTNSEAQSTITFKNGQTILMSGLMGTNETRTNSGVPFLSTLPVVGAAFGKQTTNRTQTQLMVIITGNVVR